The sequence GCAGGATTCCAAAACATTCCAGCTGCAGGGCCATGCCCGGATACGCGGCGCCGAGCTGGCGCTGAGTCCCTATCCGCTGACGCTGCACCCCTACCAGGCCCGTTTCGATTTCGACCAGGCGCGCTTCCGGGCCGACATCGAGGGCCGCTGGCGGAACCAGCCCGCTACCCTCAAGATCAGCAGCGGCTCCCAAGACACCCGCGTTCTTTTCCATACCCGGGTCGACACGGCCGCCGCCCCGGAACTGAACGCCGTGGACGGCGTCCACGGTGCGGCCGCTCTTGATGGCGAGCTGCGCATTCCCCACCGGGAAGACAAGGCCGCCGTCCTGCAGCTGGCATCCGACCTTCAGGGGCTGGCGATCGACCGCCCCCCGCCGCTGGGAAAACCCGCCCGACAGCGGCGTCCTTTCACCCTCAGGGCCTGGCTGCGGGAGGATGCCGACATTCCCCTCGATGTCGAATATCCGCCGCTCGATGCCGCCCTGGTCTGGCACCCGAAGCAGCGCCGGCTCAGCGGCCGCATCGGCGTCAACCAGCCCCCGCCGCCTCCCGGCGTCAATCCCGCCGGCATCGTCGTCCAGGGCCGGTTGGCGCACCTCCCGCTCGATCCCTGGCTGGACGAAGCGCATGCCACCGCCCTACCCGCCCGGTTCATGCCGCAGGCGCTCGACCTGAAAGTCCGCCACCTGCAGTGGCACGGGCAGGACCTGGGCCGGCACCGGCTGCAGCTGACACGGAACGAGACCGGCTGGTCCACCCAGCTCGAAAGCGACTACGTTCAGGGTCGGGGCCGCTTCGACGACGGGCGGCTTGACATCGATCTGGAATTCCTCGATCTGGCCCGGGTGCACCGCCTGCTGAACGCCGCCCCGGTTTCAGCCGGCACAGACGTCCTTTCCGCGCTGACTGGACTGAGACTGCGCTGCCGTCGCCTGCTTTGGGAGCGGATCGACCTGGGCCACTTGCAGCTGAGTCTGACGCCGGACCCGTCCCCCTTCGGCTTGCAACTGAAGCTGCGGGCGGCAACGCACCGGCTCGAGGCCCGCGGCCGCTGGATCCCGGCCTTTCCGGGGCACACGGATCTGGAAGGCCGTTTCTCCAGCCCGGATCTGGGGCGTTTCCTGCGGCGCATCGAACATCCGACCCTCCTGGCCGACACCCCGGCCCGGCTCGATTTCCGCCTGCACTGGCCCGGTGCCCCCTACGCCATCGACCCCGCCCGCCTCGATGGCGAACTGTACCTGCGTACCGGTCCCGGCCGCCTGCCCGCCATCGAACCCGGTGCCGGCAGATTGCTCGGGCTTCTCTATCTCGGCACCCTGCAACGGCGGCTGCGGCTGGACTTCAGCGATCTGTTCGCCGAGGGGCTGGCCTACGAGCGCATCGAGGGGCACATCCACCTGCGCCAGGGCAACGCCGTGACCGACGACTTCCTCGTCGATGCCGTCCCGGCGCGTATCACCTTAAGCGGCAGCGCCGATCTGCGCCACCAAACCGTGGATGAAATCGTCACCGTGCGCCCCAATACGCCGCTCACGCTGGGGGTGTTTCCTCAATCCTCCGGTCTGGCCGCCCGCCTGCAGCGGCTTTTCAACGCGCCACTGGACAGCTTGACCCAAAGCCAATACGCTATAACCGGTCCCTGGGACGATCCCACCATCGTACGTATCCGGCGCAATCTGCCCGAATCCCTCTGGAAGCAACCACTCAAATAAGAACACTATGCAGGAAATCACCGCCGCCGCCGTCCAGATGAACAGCAACGACGACCTTCGCGCCAATCTGCGCCAGGCTGGCCGCTGGGTCTCCGAGGCGGCCGCCCGGGGGGCGCGGCTGGTGTTGCTGCCGGAGAATTTCGCCTTCATGGGACGGACGGATACCGACAAGCTGGCGATCATGGAGGACGAGGGCGTCGGCCCGATTCAGGATTTCCTGGCCGAAACCGCCTACCGCCACAACCTGTGGCTGGTGGGCGGCAGCGTCCCCTTAAGCTGCGAGGATCCGGGCAAGGTACGGGCCGCGTGCCTGATCTACAGCCCTTCGGGCCAACGCTATTACCGCTACGACAAGATCCACCTGTTCGACGTCGATCTGCCCGACAGCCACGAAAGCTACCGCGAATCGGACACCATCGCCTCCGGTCAGCCGTTGGGGCTGGTCAACACGCCCTTCGGCAAGGTGGGCATCACCATCTGCTACGACATCCGCTTTCCGGAATACCTCCGCCGCCTCAGCGAACAGGGGATGGAAATCCTGCTGGTCCCGGCGGCCTTCACCGCCACCACCGGCGCCGCCCACTGGGAGATCCTGCTGCGCGCCCGGGCCATCGAAAACCAGTGTTACGTGGTGGCCGCCGATCAGACCGGCCATCATCCCGGCGACCGCCACACCTACGGCCACAGCATGATCATCGATCCCTGGGGGAAGGTGCTCGACCGCCTGGGGGAAGAACCGGGCATCTGTTGCGCCCGCCTCGATCCCGACCATCTGGAACGGGTCCGCCGTGCCTTTCCCGTCCTGCATCACCGCCGTTTCTGAAGGATGACCATGACCGACACTGACGTTCACTTCACCCTCGCCCGCCAGACGCTGCTCGAGCCGGCCGGCCTGGATCTGCCCCATCTGGAAAAGGTGATGGGGATCCTGCTGTCCTCGCCGGTGGACCTGGCCGACATCTATCTGCAGTTCGCCCGCTCCGAATCCTGGGTGCTGGAGGACGGCATCGTCAAGGAAGGGCATCACAGCATCGACCGGGGCTTTGGCATCCGCGCCGTCTGCGGCGACAAGACCGGCTTCGCCTACAGCGACGTCATCGCCCTCGATGCCCTGGAGGAAGCCGCCCGCAACGCCCGCGCCATCGCCCGCTTTCCGGCCGACGCCCGCCAGGCGCTCGCCGCCGCCGGCGGGCCGCAGAACCTGTATCCGGCGGTCGATCCCCTCCACTCCCTCACCGCCGAGGACAAGATCGCCCTGCTCCAGCGTCTCGACGGCCTGGCGCGGCGCAGCGACCCGCGGGTGGACCAGGTCGTCGTCAGCCTGGCCGGCACCTACGAGGTGGTCCTCATCGCCACTCAGGAAGGCACCTTCCACGCCGACGTGCGCCCGCTGGTACGCCTGGGGGTCAACGTGATCCTGGAACAGAACGGCCGCCGGGAACAGGGTTCGGCCGGCGGCGGCGGCCGCACCGATTACCGCTATTTCCTTGAGGCGGGACGGGCCGAAGGCTACGTGGCCGAAGCCGTCCGCCAGGCCCAGGTCAACCTGGAGGCCGTCGAGGCCCCCGCGGGCACCATGACGGTGGTCCTCGGCCACGGCTGGCCCGGCGTCCTGCTGCACGAGGCGGTCGGCCACGGTCTCGAGGGGGACTTCAACCGCAAAGGCACCTCGGCCTTCAGCGGCCGCGTCGGGGAACGGGTGGCCTCCCCCCTCTGCACCGTGGTGGACGACGGCACCCTGCCGGGGCGGCGCGGTTCCCTCAACCTCGACGACGAGGGCACCCCGACCCGGCACACCGTGCTGATCGAAAAGGGCATGCTCAAAGGCTATCTCCAGGACCGCCTCAACGCCCGCCTGATGGGAACGGCGCCCACCGGCAACGGCCGCCGCGAGTCCTATGCCTACACCCCACTGCCGCGCATGACCAACACCTACATGCTGGCAGGGGAACATTCTCCCGAGGAGATCATCGCCTCGGTGAAACACGGCCTCTACGCCAAGAACTTCGGCGGCGGTCAGGTGGACATCACCTCGGGCAAGTTCGTGTTCTCCGCCTCCGAGGCCTATCTGATCGAAAACGGCAAACTGACCCGCCCGGTCAAGGGGGCGACCCTGATCGGCAACGGTCCCGACGTCCTCACCCGGGTCACGATGGTGGGTGACGATCTCGAATTGGATCCCGGCGTCGGCACCTGCGGCAAGGACGGCCAGAGCGTGCCGGTGGGCGTGGGCCAGCCGACCCTGCGGGTGGACGGTCTCACCGTCGGCGGCACCCAACCGAATCCAGGAGCCTGAAAGATCATGGAAACATTGGAAGCACAACTGGCACCCCTGCAGGACACCGTCGCCCAGGTTCTGGAACTGGCCCGCCGTCTGGGCGCCAGCGGCGCCGAAGCCGGGGCGGGCCTGAGCCAGGGGCTGGCGGTCAGCGCCCGCATGGGCGAGGTGGAAACGGTGGAACACCACCGCGACCAAAGCCTGGGGGTAACGGTTTACTTCGGCCAGCGCAAGGGCTCGGCCGCCACCTCGGATCTCAGCCCGGACTCGCTGCGGGAAACCGTCGAGGCCGCCTGCGCCATCGCCCGCCACGCCAGCGAGGACCCTTACGCCGGCCTGCCCGACCCGGAATGGCTCGCCCGCGACATTCCCGACCTGGATCTGGACCATCCTTGGCCCATTACCGCCGACGAGGCCATCGAACTGACCGTCGCCTGTGAACGGGTGGCGCTGGAAAGCCACGCGGAGATCGTCAATTCCGAGGGCGCCAGCCTGCACACCCATCGGGGCATCCGGGTGCTCGGCAACACCCTGGGATTCCTGCACGGCTATCCGGCCTCCCGCCACAGCCTCAGCTGCGCCGTGGTGGGCAAGCGCGGTGAGCAGATGCAGCGCGATTACTGGTACACGGTCGCCCGCGATCCGGCCGATCTGGAAAGCCCTGAGGCGGTGGGCCGCCAAGCCGCCGAGCGCACCGTCGCCCGCCTCGGCGCCCGTCCCCTGTCCACCCGCCAATGCCCGGTCGTCTACGCCGCCGAGGTCGCCACCGGTCTGGTCGGCCACTTCCTGGCCGCCATCCGCGGCGGCAACCTCTACCGCAAGGCTTCGTTCCTGGTGGACAGCCTGGGAAAACCGGTATTTCCGGACTTCGTCCACATCCACGAGGCACCCCACATTCCCAAAGGCATCGGCAGCGCGCCCTACGACAACGAAGGCGTGGCGACCTACGCCCACGACCTGATCCGCGAAGGCGTGGTGGCTTCCTACATCCTCGACAGTTATTCGGCCCGCAAACTGGGTCTGAGGAGCACCGGCAACGCCGGCGGGGTGCACAACGTCAGCGTCGATTCAGGCTCCCTGGACCGCAGCGCACTGCTGCGCGAGATGGGCACCGGCCTATTGGTCACCGAACTGATGGGCCACGGGATCAATCTGGTCACCGGCGACTATTCCCGGGGGGCGGCCGGCTTCTGGGTGGAGAACGGGGAAATCCAATACCCGGTGGAGGAAATCACCATCGCCGGCAACCTCCGGGACATGTTCCGCCAGATCGAAGCCATCGGCTGCGATGTGGACCGGCGCGGAAACATCCGCACCGGCTCCATCTGGCTGAAGCAAATGACCGTCGCCGGTTCATAGCACCAGCAGCACGAGGGTGCCCAGGTAGGTTTCTACCGCGTAGGCACAGGCCAGGCCGAATCCGAACGAAGGTGCCCGTGCCAGCACCTGGCGGAAGATGTGCCCCAGCACTACGATGCCCCAGGCGACGAACACCCAGCTGGCATAAAAGGCGATGACCAGCTGCAGATCCTCGGCCACCCGCAGCCACACGAGCACCGGGAGCGCCGCCAGCCCGATCCACCCCATCGCCCCCATGATCAGGGTGGCGGTGGGCAGAAACGCCTCCCGGCGACCGTTGAGCCCCAGGACCGCGACCACGAAGACCAGGCTCAGTGCCAGTTCACTGACGGCGGCGACGAAGGCTTCCGCCGGTTCTCCGATCAGCAGAATCTGGATGAGCCAGAAGACTCCGAAATAGAACACCGCGTTGCGATTGAAGTCCTCCATGGTCACCGACCAGTGGGCAGGCAGCCTACGCAAAAAACACTGGGACAAAACCAGTCTGGTATGGTGCAGATTGAATCGCAGCATAGTGATCTCCCTGAATCATTATTTTCGTTCACCTGCTGCAACGGCCGCCCGTGACGATGTTTGAGACGGTAAAATCGCTTCTGTGACCGCCGTCGCACCCGTTATCGCTGGAGTGAGCGGCCGGTCACATTTCCCTGCCTGCCCCCTGGAAGAATAGATCAATCTCAGCTTTCGCGATCGCACACCCCATGCGGCGGGTGCGTCAATGAGGTCAGCCTTCTGCCGGTATCGGCGTCCTTTTCATCGCTGTCGTCAGCTGCCCCGATCCTGTGGCAACCCCGGATCGACGGCAGACCGGGTTAAAAAAGAAGGGGCGCGCCGTTGGCGCCCCTTCGCAATGGCGGTTTGAAGACCGCTCAGCTGACCTTGGGGTCCAGCTCGCCGGATTCGTAGCGCTTGTACATCGCTTCCAGGGAGATCGGCTTGATCTTGGAAGCCTGGCCAGCACAGCCGAAGGCCTCGTAACGGGCCTTGCAGATGTCCTTCATGGCCGCGGTGGCGACCTTGAAGATCTTGCGCGGGTCGAACTCCTTGGGATTTTCCGCCAGGAACTTGCGCATCGCCCCGGTGGAGGCCATGCGCAGGTCGGTGTCGATGTTGACCTTGCGTACCCCGTACTTGATGCCCTCGACGATTTCTTCCACCGGCACCCCGTAGGTCTGGCCCATGTCGCCGCCGTACTGGTTGATGATCTCGAGCCACTCCTGGGGCACCGAGGAGGAGCCGTGCATCACCAGGTGGGTATCCGGGATGCGGGCGTGGATCTCCTTGATGCGGTCGATGGCGAGAATGTCGCCTGTGGGCGGTTTGGAGAACTTGTAGGCGCCGTGGCTGGTGCCGATGGCGATGGCCAAGGCGTCCACCTTGGTCTTCTTGACGAAGTCGGCCGCCTGGTCCGGGTCGGTCAGCAGCATTTCCTTGGTCAGCTTGCCTTCGGCGCCGACACCGTCTTCCTTGCCGGCCTGCATGGTTTCCAGGGAGCCCAGACAGCCCAGCTCGCCTTCCACCGACACGCCGCAGGCATGGGCCATCTCGGTCACCTTGGAAGTGACCTCGACGTTGTACTCATAGCTGGCCGGCGTCTTGGCATCGGGCATCAGGGAGCCGTCCATCATCACCGAGGTGAAGCCGGACTGGATCGAACGGGCGCACACCCCGGGATCGGCCCCGTGGTCCTGATGCAGCACAATGGGAATGTCCGGCCACTGCTCCACCGCCGCCAGGATCAGGTGACGCAGGAACGGCTCACCGGCGTACTTGCGAGCCCCGGCGGATGCCTGCATGATCACCGGGCTGTCCACCTCGGCGGCCGCCTCCATGATGGCGTGGACCTGTTCCATGTTGTTGACGTTGAACGCCGGCACGCCGTAACCGTTTTCGGCGGCGTGATCGAGTAGTTGTCTCAGGGTAATGAGTGCCATGCAAAAAGCCTCTTGCTATTGGTAAAGAAAAGCGCCTTTGGCCACCCGACGGGCGACCAAAGGCAGGTTGAAGTCGAAGATCAGTTGATGCGCGGATCCAGCTCGCCGGATGCGTAGCGCTTGTACATCTCTTCCAGGGAGATCGGCTTGATCTTGGAAGCCTGGCCGGCGCAGCCGAAGGCCTCGTAACGGGCCTTGCAGATGTCCTTCATGGCCGCGGTGGCCGCGGCGAAGATCTTGCGCGGGTCGAACTGTTTCGGGTTCTCGGCCAGGAACTTGCGCATCGCCCCGGTGGAGGCCAGGCGCAGGTCGGTGTCGATGTTGACCTTGCGCACCCCGTGCTTGATGCCCTCGACGATTTCCTCCACCGGCACCCCGTAAGGCGTACCGATGTCGCCGCCGTACTGGTTGATGATCTCGACCCACTCCTGGGGTACCGAAGAGGAACCGTGCATCACCAGGTGGGTGTCGGGGATGCGGGCGTGGATCTCCTTGATGCGGTCGATAGCGAGGATCTCCCCTGTGGGCGGCTTGGTGAACTTGTAGGCGCCGTGGCTGGTGCCGATGGCCACCGCCAGCGCGTCCACCTTGGTCTTCTTGACGAAGTCGGCGGCCTGCTCCGGATCGGTCAGCAGCTTTTCCTTGTCGATGGCCTCACCCTTGTCGGTGACGCCCTTCTCCAGCGATCCCAGGCAGCCCAGCTCCCCTTCCACCGACACGCCGCAGGCGTGGGCCATCTCGGTCACCTTGGAAGTGACCTCGACGTTGTACTCGTAGGTGGAGGGGGTCTTCATGTCCGGCATCAGGGAGCCATCCATCATCACCGAGGTGAAGCCGGACTGGATCGAACGGGCGCACACCCCGGGATCGGCCCCGTGGTCCTGATGCAGCACGATGGGAATGTCCGGCCACTGCTCCACCGCCGCCTGCACCAGGTGGCGGATAAAGTAGGCACCGGCGTATTTGCGGGCGCCGGCGGATACCTGGAGAATCACCGGGCTGTCCACCTCGGCGGCCGCTTCCATGATGGCGTGGACCTGCTCCATGTTGTTGATGTTGAAGGATGGCACGCCGTAACCGTTTTCGGCGGCATGATCCAGCAATTGTCTCAGCGTGATGAGTGCCATGACAGTCTCCTCCTGTTCGGATTAGGAAAGCACTTCCCGGACCGCATTGGCCACGTTGTCCACGGTGAAGCCGAATTCCTTCATCAGCACCCCGCCGGGCGCCGACTCGCCAAAGCGGTCGAGACCGACCACCTTACCATTGAGACCGACGTATTTGTACCAGCCGTCGGTGGCACCGGCCTCCACCGCCACCCGCGCGGTGACATCGGAGGGCAGCACCGACTCCTTGTACTCGGCGCTCTGGGCCTCGAAGACGTCCTCACAGGGCATGGAAACCACGCGCACCTTCTTGCCCTCGTCCGCCAGCACCTTGGCGGCCTCGTCAGCCAGATGCACCTCGGAACCGGTGGCGATGATGATGGCATCGGGTTTGCCGTCGCAATCGCGCAGCACGTAGGCGCCCTTGGCGATGTTCTCGATCTGCTCCGGCGTCCGCTCCAGATGCGGCAGTCCCTGACGGGACAGCGCCAGCGCCGAGGGAGTCGCAGTCTGGTTCACGGCCTCGCGCCAGGCGACGGCGGTTTCCACCGCATCGGCCGGACGCCACAGGTGCAGATTCGGGATCATGCGCAGGGAACCATGATG comes from Methylomarinovum caldicuralii and encodes:
- the tldD gene encoding metalloprotease TldD; this translates as MTDTDVHFTLARQTLLEPAGLDLPHLEKVMGILLSSPVDLADIYLQFARSESWVLEDGIVKEGHHSIDRGFGIRAVCGDKTGFAYSDVIALDALEEAARNARAIARFPADARQALAAAGGPQNLYPAVDPLHSLTAEDKIALLQRLDGLARRSDPRVDQVVVSLAGTYEVVLIATQEGTFHADVRPLVRLGVNVILEQNGRREQGSAGGGGRTDYRYFLEAGRAEGYVAEAVRQAQVNLEAVEAPAGTMTVVLGHGWPGVLLHEAVGHGLEGDFNRKGTSAFSGRVGERVASPLCTVVDDGTLPGRRGSLNLDDEGTPTRHTVLIEKGMLKGYLQDRLNARLMGTAPTGNGRRESYAYTPLPRMTNTYMLAGEHSPEEIIASVKHGLYAKNFGGGQVDITSGKFVFSASEAYLIENGKLTRPVKGATLIGNGPDVLTRVTMVGDDLELDPGVGTCGKDGQSVPVGVGQPTLRVDGLTVGGTQPNPGA
- a CDS encoding carbon-nitrogen hydrolase family protein, with product MQEITAAAVQMNSNDDLRANLRQAGRWVSEAAARGARLVLLPENFAFMGRTDTDKLAIMEDEGVGPIQDFLAETAYRHNLWLVGGSVPLSCEDPGKVRAACLIYSPSGQRYYRYDKIHLFDVDLPDSHESYRESDTIASGQPLGLVNTPFGKVGITICYDIRFPEYLRRLSEQGMEILLVPAAFTATTGAAHWEILLRARAIENQCYVVAADQTGHHPGDRHTYGHSMIIDPWGKVLDRLGEEPGICCARLDPDHLERVRRAFPVLHHRRF
- a CDS encoding YhdP family protein, with amino-acid sequence MRLFHHTLRLTRGLLLTALALLALGLSLLRFWLLPQIDILRHRLEVEISRRLNQPVSIAGLRADIHHLTPKLRLLDVRVGYRHPLRIAELQLVPDFAASLAQRQLRLQRFRLVGARVEIQRRPGGGWKIVGLPAGEAGGPAWLLSDGRFELIRTTLIWHHHADRPPLVLRDVSLCLQNRDGHHRLQGVYPTASGILRATIDFQRPTDTMLWQGRFIAEGKNLQLDDPASALLPWPLRIRGDLALWGHWQGGEGQLQARLALHGIHGQISALQQPLAIARADGELGFNWGKDRWRLHSERLALANADALLQTRFTLRGGQNSPPSLDLRGHLGYLNLARLHAYLPQAASRTAAWLRRNLEGRLQGDLLWHGPLDGWPFPDHRGHMEARLTGSEVRIRFNRHWPAITDAAVDIRLNDARLEGRLLAGRIAAIPIRRLTAQLDLSDPALPLQLHGETRATLAQARRLLRLSPLQAAIRHIDHWLQARGRGRVTLDVQVPLQDSKTFQLQGHARIRGAELALSPYPLTLHPYQARFDFDQARFRADIEGRWRNQPATLKISSGSQDTRVLFHTRVDTAAAPELNAVDGVHGAAALDGELRIPHREDKAAVLQLASDLQGLAIDRPPPLGKPARQRRPFTLRAWLREDADIPLDVEYPPLDAALVWHPKQRRLSGRIGVNQPPPPPGVNPAGIVVQGRLAHLPLDPWLDEAHATALPARFMPQALDLKVRHLQWHGQDLGRHRLQLTRNETGWSTQLESDYVQGRGRFDDGRLDIDLEFLDLARVHRLLNAAPVSAGTDVLSALTGLRLRCRRLLWERIDLGHLQLSLTPDPSPFGLQLKLRAATHRLEARGRWIPAFPGHTDLEGRFSSPDLGRFLRRIEHPTLLADTPARLDFRLHWPGAPYAIDPARLDGELYLRTGPGRLPAIEPGAGRLLGLLYLGTLQRRLRLDFSDLFAEGLAYERIEGHIHLRQGNAVTDDFLVDAVPARITLSGSADLRHQTVDEIVTVRPNTPLTLGVFPQSSGLAARLQRLFNAPLDSLTQSQYAITGPWDDPTIVRIRRNLPESLWKQPLK
- the fba gene encoding class II fructose-bisphosphate aldolase (catalyzes the reversible aldol condensation of dihydroxyacetonephosphate and glyceraldehyde 3-phosphate in the Calvin cycle, glycolysis, and/or gluconeogenesis), whose translation is MALITLRQLLDHAAENGYGVPAFNVNNMEQVHAIMEAAAEVDSPVIMQASAGARKYAGEPFLRHLILAAVEQWPDIPIVLHQDHGADPGVCARSIQSGFTSVMMDGSLMPDAKTPASYEYNVEVTSKVTEMAHACGVSVEGELGCLGSLETMQAGKEDGVGAEGKLTKEMLLTDPDQAADFVKKTKVDALAIAIGTSHGAYKFSKPPTGDILAIDRIKEIHARIPDTHLVMHGSSSVPQEWLEIINQYGGDMGQTYGVPVEEIVEGIKYGVRKVNIDTDLRMASTGAMRKFLAENPKEFDPRKIFKVATAAMKDICKARYEAFGCAGQASKIKPISLEAMYKRYESGELDPKVS
- the fba gene encoding class II fructose-bisphosphate aldolase (catalyzes the reversible aldol condensation of dihydroxyacetonephosphate and glyceraldehyde 3-phosphate in the Calvin cycle, glycolysis, and/or gluconeogenesis), whose amino-acid sequence is MALITLRQLLDHAAENGYGVPSFNINNMEQVHAIMEAAAEVDSPVILQVSAGARKYAGAYFIRHLVQAAVEQWPDIPIVLHQDHGADPGVCARSIQSGFTSVMMDGSLMPDMKTPSTYEYNVEVTSKVTEMAHACGVSVEGELGCLGSLEKGVTDKGEAIDKEKLLTDPEQAADFVKKTKVDALAVAIGTSHGAYKFTKPPTGEILAIDRIKEIHARIPDTHLVMHGSSSVPQEWVEIINQYGGDIGTPYGVPVEEIVEGIKHGVRKVNIDTDLRLASTGAMRKFLAENPKQFDPRKIFAAATAAMKDICKARYEAFGCAGQASKIKPISLEEMYKRYASGELDPRIN
- the pmbA gene encoding metalloprotease PmbA; translation: METLEAQLAPLQDTVAQVLELARRLGASGAEAGAGLSQGLAVSARMGEVETVEHHRDQSLGVTVYFGQRKGSAATSDLSPDSLRETVEAACAIARHASEDPYAGLPDPEWLARDIPDLDLDHPWPITADEAIELTVACERVALESHAEIVNSEGASLHTHRGIRVLGNTLGFLHGYPASRHSLSCAVVGKRGEQMQRDYWYTVARDPADLESPEAVGRQAAERTVARLGARPLSTRQCPVVYAAEVATGLVGHFLAAIRGGNLYRKASFLVDSLGKPVFPDFVHIHEAPHIPKGIGSAPYDNEGVATYAHDLIREGVVASYILDSYSARKLGLRSTGNAGGVHNVSVDSGSLDRSALLREMGTGLLVTELMGHGINLVTGDYSRGAAGFWVENGEIQYPVEEITIAGNLRDMFRQIEAIGCDVDRRGNIRTGSIWLKQMTVAGS